Part of the Propionimicrobium sp. PCR01-08-3 genome, ATCGACTGGACGCGGTCGCCCACCTTGAAGTCGCCCAGTGCCTCGGCGCCGACCTCGACGACCTCACCGGCGACCTCGTGGCCCATCGTGGTGACCCGGGTGATGTTGACGTGCCCGTTGTTGCGGATCTTCACGTCGGTGCCGCAGGTCGAACAGTTCTTGACCTTGATCTTCACCTCTTTGGGGCCACAGACCGGCTCCGGAACGTCCTCGATGCGCACGTCTCCCGGCGCGTAGAACCGCACTGCCTTCATGATTTCACTCCTCGTTTTCTGGGGTCAGCAGGTCGATGACCTCGTCTACATCGGTTGCGGCGCGCAGCCGCTCGGCCTTGGCCGGATCCGCCAGCGTGGTGGCCAGGGCCGCCAGCACGCCGACATGTTCGTCGCTGTTGGACGCGATGGGAATCACCAGGTTGGCGGGCTTGCCGTCCCAGTCGATGCCATCGGGGAATTGCAGGAAGCCGAGCGCGGCGTGCTTCACGTGCGCGCGGGCGGCGTTGGTGCCGTGCGGAATCGCGATGCCCTCCCCCAGCAGGGTGGAGATCTCGGATTCGCGGTCGATCATGCCCTCAATGTATTGCGGATCGGCCGCTCCATTGTCGACGAGCACCTGACCGGCCTGCCGGATCGCCTCTTCTTTGGAGACCGAGGCCAATCCGAGCCGCACGTTCTCCCGGGGCAGGACGCCGGCCGCCAGCGTGTAGGTCTTGCGCTTGCGGGCGACCGGCTGCGAGGTGGTGGGCTCTTCGGTGACCTCGACATCGACGACATGCTCGGGAATGTCTTCGGCTGCTGCGGACGACGGGCTTGCCGCAGTGGCGGTTCCCCGTCCGGCTCCGGCGGCTACGGCCGCGCCGACGGGTTCTCCGCTGATGCCGGTGGCGGTGAGCCTGCGTCCGTCGCGGATGGCCTCTTCGACCCGGGTGAAGGCCGGATCGCCCATGTAGTTGCTGAACGGCACGACCAGTGAATTCGGTGCGGTCTTGATGGCTCGCGCCGCCAAACCTTCGTGCGTGAGCACGACCTGGGCGTCCGCCGGTATCTGATCGACCGGGGTGTGAGCCACTTCGATGCCGTAGGGCGCCAGCTTCTTCTTCATCTGGCTGGCGACCATCACCGAGGACCCCATGCCGGCGTCGCAGGCGATGATGACCTTGCTGACATCACTGCCCAGCACGGACGCAGTACTGCCGCCCGCTTCCGCTTCTGCGACGGCCTGCCCGGCGGCGTCCGCCTGCCGGCCTTCGGCCTCGAGCTCAGCCGCCTCGTCCTTCTTCTTGTCACCGCGAATCAGTAGATAGGCGACCGCGAATGAGACGGCTGTGGCGACCAGGAACATGACGATCATCGGAAGGTAGCCGCCGCGCGGGGTCATGATGAACCAGGCGAGAATCGAACCGGGAGATGCCGGGCCGACCAGGCCGGCGCCGAGCAGGCCACCGACGAACAATCCGCTCATGGCTCCGGCGATGGTGGCCAGGATGGTCTTGGGCTTCATCAGCACATACGGGAAGAAGATCTCGTGGATGCCACCGAACAGGTGAATGATGACGGCACCCGGAACCGACTGCCGGACCTTCTTGGTGCCGGCCACCCAGAACGCCAGCAGCAGGCCGAGGCCCGGGCCGGGGTTCGACTCCACCATGAAGAGAATGGAGCTGCCGGCCGCCTTCGCCTGCTCGATGCCGAGCGGAGTGAGAATGCCGTGGTTGATGGCGTTGTTGAGGAAGAGCACCTTCGCGGGCTCGACGATAACCGAGGCCAGCGGCAACAGATGATTGTTGACCAGCCAGCCGACACCCGAAGCCAGCACGGCCATCAGGGTTCCGACGACCGGACCGATGCCCAGGCCGCCGAGAATGGCCAGGATCATGCCGAGAATGCCGAGCGAGAAATTGTCGATCAACATCTCGAAGCCCGACGGAATGTGGCCTTCAAGGGCATTGTCAAGCTTCTTGAGCAGCCAGGCGGCCAGTGGGCCCATGATCATCGCGCCAAGGAACATCGGCACGTCCGAGCCGATCACGACGCCCATCGTGGCGACCGCGCCGATCACCGCGCCGCGGGTACCGTGCACCGTCTTGCCGCCGGTATAGCCGATCAGCAGCGGCAGCAGGTATTTGATCATGGGATCGACCAGGGTGGCCAACTTCTCGTTGGGTATCCATCCGGTCTCGATAAACAGCGCGGTGATCAGGCCCCAGGCGATGAACGCCCCGATGTTGGGCATGATCATGCCGGCGAGGAACCCGCCGAATTTTTGAATCCGGGCTCTCGCGCCCGGTCCTTCCAAGTTCTTGTTGACTCTCGCGTCAGGAAGTGACATGTCGACCTCCGTGTCGTTGCAGGGACGCTGCAACGCGTCCGTTGTGAACTCTGCTGTCCACGCGACCATGATGCAACACAAACAAACACGAAGTCAACATTTTCTGGTCATGCGGTCGTTGCTTTTTGTTGTTTTAGCTTTGTTTCACCATCTACTGGTCGGCCTGCACATGCTCTTCGATGACGTCCGCAGGCCGCTCATACTGCCCGTGCCGTTGACCGAAAATAGATCGCCAGGAGGGTGGACAGCGGAGATACCGATCGTCAGCGATTAGGGAGCCGGACGAACAGAACGGGGCCGGATCCACCCTCGCAGATGAATCCAGCCCCGTTTCTTCGAGCGCTGCCAAGTCAATTTGGCATCAATGTGACCACTGACCGGCGCGCTCACATTGCACTCCGGCGTCAGCTTTGAGCTACTTCTTGCCCTGGCTCGCGACGGCCTTCTGGCCCGCCTCAGCGGCCTCGGGGTCGAGGTAGCGTCCGCCTCTGGTGACCGGCTCGAAGTTGTCGTCCAGCTCATAGAACAGCGGAATGCCGGTCGGAATGTTGAGCCCGGCGATGTCTTCGTCCGAGATCTGGTCGAGGTGCTTGACCAGCGCCCGCAGCGAATTGCCGTGCGCAGCCACCAGCACCGTCTTGCCCTCGGCCAGGTCGGGCTTGATGGACGACTCCCAGTACGGCAGCATGCGGGCCACGACATCCTTGAGGCACTCGGTGCGCGGACGCTCGGCCTCGGGGATGTCGGCATAGCGCAGATCATGGAACTGCGAGTATTCGGCATCCTCGTCGAGGTTTGGCGGCGGCACGTCGTAGCTGCGGCGCCACTGCATGAACTGGGTCTCGCCGTACTTTTCCAAGGTGTCGGCCTTGTTCAGGCCCTGCAGCGCACCGTAATGGCGCTCGTTGAGCCGCCAGGAGCGTTCCACCGGAATCCAGTGCCGGTCGCAGTTGTCGAGGGCGAGGTAGGCGGTGTGGATCGCGCGGCGCAGCAACGAGGTGTGCAGCTTGTCGGGCAGCAGGGCCTGCTCGGCCAGCAACTCGCCGCCGTGCTTGGCCTCCGCGACGCCCTTCTCTGACAGATCGACATCCACCCAGCCGGTGAACAGGTTGAGGGAGTTCCATTCGCTCTCGCCGTGGCGGAGCAGGATGAGCTTGTAGGTCATGGGCACATTCTAAAGGCGCGTCCCCCGCCGTGAACCAGAGCAGACACGAATCGATGTGGCGATCTGCGCTCTGCGCTTCTGATCTCCGTTTCTCAGGATTAGCCAAGGGAGTCCGATCACTGTCAGGTGGCCCGGACGACAGCGAGAACGGCAACCTGAGAGGCGGTCGGCGTCCTGAGTATTTTTTCCTAACCTCGCTTTGACTAGGACGATCACCGAGGCGCGATGATGCGCTGGCAATAAAAGGCCACCCCAGTTTGCGGTTCTTGAGAAGGACTCTTAAGATTCTTTAAGAAACCGAGGGGTTCTCTCAGTTTCACCGAAGGATCAATCAAGCGTGATGGGTTGCGCAAACAACCCGAAGTTGGGTTGCTGAGGAAGAGAATGGCTGCTAGGGCACTACCACTGGACGCATGCGACCAGATTGTCGGCGATGATGATTCGCTGTCCTATCTGGCGACACATTCCCAGACGTACACCCCGACACGTTCGCTGGCTTACACGGCCACCCGTTCCATGCCTTATGCGCAGCACACCGCAGGCGGTGCCGCTCGCAGGGCGTTGGTAGAACCGGCCGATGAGGTCACGATCGACGTCTTCGCAACCCCCGAGCGATGTGGGGCCAAGCGGGCGATGGATCCGGCCACCGCAGCCAGGAACGCCGTCCTGGTGGCCGCTATCGCCGGCCCGGTGGCCGCTGCCGCCCAGGCGATGCGCGCCGAGCTGCCCGCCGATCCCGAAGCCGAGATCCCCACCGAGTCTCTCGACACCACCGCGATTCTCACTGTCGGCTCGACTCCGGCACCCGAGTCCAACGCCTTCGTCGCCCGTAAGGTCCGCCGCCGTAAGGGCGCCATGGGCGTGGTCGGGCTTGCCGCCGCAGTCGCCTTCACCGGCGTCGGGATGTCGGTTCAGGCGGTCTCCGCGAATGACTCGGTTCCCTCCACGAGCGGCCTCTTCGCGGCCAACGCCGACGCCGACCAGGCCGTCAGCGTCCGGGTCGATTCGGTCAGCCGCGATACCGAGCGTCCAGAACTCAGCAACGAGTTCGCGGCCGGCGAACCGCTGATGTCGCTGACCGCCAAACCGGCGATCGAGGGAGTGACCGCTCCGGGTCAGCTGGCCCCCAACACTCCCGCCCAGGCGATGGAGACCGCCAAATCGATGGTCGGCGACCAGAACTACGGCAACATGTGCCTCGCCCTGGTGTCGGCCTTCTACGGCTACTCCAGCGCCGGCATCGCCAGCGCCCAGGACGCCGCCGGAGTCATCTCCGCGGCCGGCATGATGCACACCGATATGGAAGACATCCCGGTCGGCGCACTCATCTGGTACGACGGCCTGCCCAGCGGCAACCCCTACGGGCACGTCGCCATGTATGCCGGTGACGGCCAGATCTACAGCAACGGCGCATCCACCGGAGTCGGCACCATGTCGATCAACACGCCTGCCGACGACTGGCACGAGCCGATCATCGGATGGTCCGCCGTCTGGCTGCCGGGCGCCACCAAGTAGCCTCCAGCGCGTCGGTGGGAAGGCCTCGCGATAGCCGGGTCCGAGCGCGTCGCCTGGGCACCGATGCCAGAATTGGCCACATGACTACATCCACAGATGACCGGAAGATCGCTGTCGTTACGGGCGCATCCAGCGGCATCGGGGCCGCGAGCGCCAGGGCTCTGGCCGGTGAGGGCTTCACAGTCTTCTGCGCTGCGCGGCGCATTGATCGTCTCACCGAACTCGCGGACGAGATCGGTGGCGTGGCCATCGCCTGCGATGTCACCGACCAGGCTCAGGTCGACGCTCTCGCCGAAGCCGTCGGGCCGCGCTGCGACGTGCTGCTGAACAATGCGGGAGGCGCCTTCGGGCAGGATCCCATCGAGACGGCCGATGTTGCCGACTGGGAGCAGATGTACCAGATCAACGTCGCCGGTTCGCTACGCGTCACTCAAGCGCTGTTGGGCGCCATCGAGCAGGCGCACGGCGCGGTCATCTTCATCACCTCCACCGCCGCCGAGACGGCCTACGAGGGTGGCGCGGGCTACTGCGGGGCGAAATCTGCCGAGCGCTCGATGGCGGGATCCTTGCGCCTGGAGCTGGCCGGGCGTCCGGTCAGGGTGTGCGAGATCAGCCCCGGCATGGTGCGGACCGACGAGTTCTCGCTGGTACGTTTCGAGGGCGATCAGGCCAAGGCGGACGCCGTCTATGCCGGGGTCGACCAGCCGCTGGTCGCCGAGGACATCGCCGAATGCGTGCGCTGGATCGCCACCTTGTCCGAATACGTGAACATCGATCGCCTGGTGATCAGGCCGAGGGCCCAGGCGTCCAACTGGAAGGTCGCGAGGAGCTAGCAGGCCGAGCGAATGCCCGGGACGAAGCCGACGGCTTCTTGCACCTTGCAGCAGTCATACTGAGACAGCTTCACTAGTGCAGGCTTCTACTGAGCCGCAATCGTCAAGGATCGTGATGCAGAAAACTATGAGCGGATCTCGCTCTCCGACGAAACGCTGGCTGACGGTCTTAGCCGTCATCTTGTTGGTGATCGGCGTCTCGGGTTGGTGGCATCTGCTCAGTGCACGGCTCAGTTCGCCCTATTCGCCCGGACGAGAGGCGGCGCATGTGCGCACGCTCGCCCGCGAGTTGGACGACGGCGCAGGCGCCGATATGCAGGCCTATTTTCCCGAGGGTGAGTTCTTCACCTGGGTGCTGACCGGGCTGTCCGCGGGCAGGCTCGCCGCTGATGGCGAGAACGTCGATCAGAATATGGCTGTCGTCACTGCTGCGGTCGCGGCGACTGGCCGCGACGAGGTGGCCGAGCGGTTCGGTGACGACCACCGAGGGGTGCCGCACGGCGCGTTCTATCACGGCTGGCGGTTGCTGTTGCTCGTCCAGCAGGCGGCGGTGACCGGTGATGACGGTCAACTGGCCGAGGTACACGATGAGGCCGCTCAACTGCTCGAGGCCTTGGACGCGCCGGGCGAGCCCCCGCTCACCTCCTATCCCGGGCAGGCCTGGCCATGCGACCTCGTGGCGGCCTGGGCCGCGGTGCATCAGGCCGACCGGCTGACTCCCATCGACGGGCTGGACGAAGCCACCGACAGGCTGCTCGCCCAGATCGACGACTGGCGCGATCCGGCAACCGGGCTCATCGGCCACGCCTTCACTACGACCGACGGCAGTTCGGTATCGGGACCGCGCGGAAGTTCGCAGGCGATCATCAATACCTACCTGCGCGACATCGACCCCGGCCTGGCCGAGGCAGAGTGGGCGAGCTTCACTCAACAGTTCGTGACGCGTGAATTCGTGTTGATGGGCGTACGTGAATACCCGGCCTCCGATGGCGATAAGCCGGGTGATGTCGATTCGGGTCCGCTGATCGCCGGTGTCTCGCTTTCGGCCTCCGCGGTGACGCTCGGGGCCGCGCAGGCCAATGGCGACATCGCGCTGGCAACCCGCCTCAACCAGGAGGCCGAGCTCCTCGGTCTGCCGCTGCCCTGGCGGGGCGTCCGCGGTCTCGACGGCCGCGCCTTCGCATTCGGAGTGCTGCCGGTCGGTGATGCCTTCGTCACCGCAGCCCGGACGCAGCCCTATGGCGCAGCGGTCGACTTCGTCCGGTCGAACACGCCGGGAATTCTCTGGTGGCCCTGGTTCACCGTGGCCAGCATCCCTGCGCTGCTGGGCGTCTGGCTTCTCGTCCGGAGCCGCAGGAGGAGGAACCCGTAAGCGCCTTCAACCCGGCCGGTGCTCTAATTGGCGTAAACCTGAATCTGCCGGTGGGCACGGTAGTGTGCGCACCCCGCAGGGACGCGCAGTAGGAAAAGTCGGCGGATTTAGCGGAGCTAGGATCTGCAGAAAGGTTCACTGGTGGGACGAACACGTCGGCTGTGCCGCAAATATCCGAACGTTCTCGGACGCCCGATCAAGACCTTTCGACAGACATTTCCGATGTGGATGCACCTGTTGTTCTTCGGCTTGTGGCTCCTGATCGTCGGCTTTGCAATCCGGAACCCTATCGGGAATCTGAACTACCTTCTGCTGATCACCCTGTTTGTATACGGGATCTTCTACCTTGTCGCCGACTATCGGCTCGTAATTTGTGAGCACGGCATCATCATCGGACATTTTCTGTCGCCGCGATTCTGCGAAGTGATGGCCTATCAGGAGATTTCTCCCCGCAGCGTCCGGCAGTGGACAAACTGCGGATATGCGCTGAGCCACACCGTCTATGGACCATGGCATCCCGTCTGGTACGCACTGCTCGGCTCAAAGAGCGGGTTCACCTTTGTGGGGCCAATGATGGACGAGCGCAAACTCAAGCGGAGCGACAGGCCCGGGCACCCCGGCGAAAAGCACGGCTCGTCGATGTTCGCCTACCGGCATCCCGAGAAGATCCTGCAGCTGATGGCTCAACAGAGCAGGGCCAATGGGCTTTCCGGCGCCGAATGGTACGACGAGGCTGCTGCCACGCCGCTGACCCTCACCGGCGTCGAAGACGAGGTCTTCGCCCAAATCCCGAGCCGTCCATGATGGCGTCCGCGATCTCGAGATCGTGCCTCAAAGCGCCCGGGCAGCGGTACGGATTGAACAGCAAGCCACACAACCACATGCGTATCGAGCAAGTATGCCGTCACCGCGCTCCGCCTTCCGGAGCGATCCGCGTTGTCAGAGGATCATCACCGTGTCCCTGTTCCCACGATCGAAGCTCGTCTTCCGGCATCGGATCAAGAAACTGGGACTCGTCAAATGACGGCAGTCCGGGAAGGGCAGGTCTACTGAAATCCCGTTGCCGTGGAGTCACCGGTTCAATCCGTACAACGGCCTTCCCGGCGCGGGCGATCACCACTTCTTCACCAGCTTCTGCACGGTGAAGCAGCTCTGATGGTCGGGTCTTCGCCTCTTGAACGTTCACGGTGATGCTCATGGCTCAAGTGTCCCATGGTCTGGTCAACCTAAAACTGGTCTACCTCGATCGTCACATGGTAAACGCAACCACTGGCCTCGCGAACGTTGCCGAGGTGTGCATCAGCCCAGCAGTTTCAGGCCGACGATTCCGCTGACGATCAGCACCAAGCAGACGATCCTGCCGGCGGTCACGGGATCTCCGAAGAAGACCATGCCCAGCGTCGCCGTACCGATGGCGCCGATTCCGGTCCAGACCGCATAGGCCGTACCGACCGGCAGGCTTCTGAGAGCGAAACCCAGCCCGACCATCGATAGCACCAGGGCCACCAGGAAAATCACAACCATCTTGACGTTGCGGAAGCCGTCGCTGTGCGCCAGAGCGGTCGCCCAAGCGGTCTCCATCAGGCCGGAAAGAATCAGGATGAACCACGACATCACAAACTCCACTGCCTCGACCGTCGTGCATGGGCGGGTACGGCGGGCCACTCGTCCGCGGCATCGAAGAGCGCGATGCCGCAAGCGAGTATAGCCAACAAAGCGAGGGGCTCCGATCGTCCAACCGGACGACCAGAGCCCCTTGTAGTTGCTGATTCAGATCTCTCAGGCGAGAGTGACCAGAGCCTGACCACCTTGGACGGCCTCGCGGACGTCCACCAAGATGGAGTCGACGGTACCGGCATTCGGCGCCGTGATCTCGGTCTCCATCTTCATGGCCTCGAGAACGATGACGACCTGGCCGGCATCGACCTTGTCGCCCTCCTTCACGAGGATGCGGGCCACCGAACCGGCGAGCGGCGCGGTGATCGCGTTGGCGGCCGAGCCGGGCACCGAAGCGGTCTGGTGGGTGGGCGCAGACATCGGTCCACCACCGATCACGATCGGAGCCGGAACCTGCCGGACCTCCTGCTCAGCTTCAACATCAACGACGTACTCGGTGCCGTTGACTGTCATCTTGAGACGCATGTCATTCCTCTTTCAGTTCATCAACCAGACACCGGTCACAGCGATGCCACTGGCATCGTGCCCCGCGAATTGTTCGTCGTGCGTGCGCGGCGGCTCGCTGCGCTCCAGCCGGTACGGCTCGCGTAGCTGACGGCCCGCACCGAGCCCTTGTAACCCATGTAGGCGGCCGCGGCCGCCGCAATGGCCATCAGATCTTCTTCCGGAACCGGACGATCGGCCTTCAGCCGGTTGACCTCGGCGTCCAGCTCCTCGACCCGCTTGGTCAGCTTTTCGATCAGCGCCGCAAGTTCAGCGGTCGACAGATCCTTCGTCTCGTTACTCATCCAAACTCCTAGACCGGGAAAATGCCGTGCTTCTTGGGCGGACGCTGAGTGCGCTTGTTCGCGGACAAGGCCAGAGCGGTCGCGATCTGACGGCGGGTGTCGGCAGGATCGATGATGTCGTCCACATAGCCGTGGGCGGCAGAGGCGAACGGCGTCGCAAACTCATCGCGGTAGGCCTGCACCAACTCGGCCCGCTTGGCCTCGGGATCCTCGGCGGACTTGATCTCCTTGCGGAAGACCACCGCCGCGGCGCCGTCGGCACCCATCACTGCGATCTCGGCGCTCGGCCAGGCAAACACCTTGTCAGCGCCCAGTTCCTTGGAGCACATGGCGAGGTACGAGCCGCCGTAGGCCTTGCGCAGCACGACCGTGATCTTCGGCACGGTGGCAGCTGAGTAAGCGAACAGCATCTTGGCGCCGTGGCGGATGATGCCGCCGTGCTCCTGAGCGACGCCGGGCAGGAAGCCGGGTACGTCGACCAGGTTGATCACCGGGATGTTGTAGGCATCGCAGATGCGGATGAACCGGGCTGCCTTGTCCGAGGCGTTGATGTCGAGCACACCCGACATCGACTTCGGCTGGTTGGCGATGAAGCCGACCGAGCGCCCGACGATGCGTCCGAAACCGGTCACCATGTTGGTGGCATAGCCGGCCTTGACTTCGAGGAAGTCGCCGTAGTCGACGAGCTTGCCGATGACATCGCGCACGTCGTAGCCCTTGTTGCCCTCGATCGGAACGACGTCGCGCAGCTCGGGCTGGAGTTCGACGTTGTCGTCCGGGTAGAGAACCGGAGGCTCCTCCGCGTTGTTCTGCGGCAGGAAGCTCAGGATCTTCTGGGCGATCAGCAGCGCCTGCTCATCGTTGTCCGCGATGAAATCGGTGACACCCGAGATCGACTGGTGAGCATCGGCACCGCCCAGGGCGTCCTGGGTGACGACCTCACCGGTGACCTGCTTGATGACATCGGGCCCGGTGATGAACATGTGGGCCTTGCGGGTCTGGATGATGAAGTCGGTCAGCGCCGGGCTGTAGACCGCGCCACCGGCGCAGGGGCCGGCGATGATCGAGATCTGCGGCACGACACCGGACAACTCGACGTTGGCGAAGAAGACCTTGCCGTAGCCGGACAGCGAATCGATGCCCTCTTGGACGCGCGCGCCACCCGAGTCATTGATGAAGACGAAAGGCGCGCCGTTGGTCAGCGCGTTTTCCATCGTCTCGGTGACCTTGGTGTTGTGCACCTCGCCGGCCGAGCCACCCACGACAGTGAAGTCCTGGCTGGCGATGTAGACCGGGCGTCCCATCACCGATGCATGACCGGTGACCACGCCATCGGCCGGCATATCGGCCTTGTCCATACCGAAAGCCGTGGTGCGGTTCTTGCGGAACGCGCCGGTTTCGATGAACGAGCCGGGGTCGGTGAAGGCGTCGATCCGCTCACGAGCGGTCAGCTTGCCCTTGTCGTGCTGCTTCTCGATGCGCGCCTCGCCACCACCGGCTATCACGCGTGCGCGCTCCTCGTTGAGGTGCGCCAGGCGCTCTTCCATGGTGTTTTGCTTAGCCATCTAGGTGTCCCCCTCAGGCAGGCTCGACGGAAACGGTATTGCTGATCCCGTTGACGGTGACGTTGTAGCTGATCGGGCCGGAAAGCGCATTCGCCTGGCCCTCGGCAGCAGCCTTCATCTGGGCTTCGGTGCGGGCAACCGACTTCGGGCCCTCACTGCGGTTTTCGAAGAAGGTCGGCGCGACTCCCGGGAACAGTGCATAGGTGAGCACGTCTTCGTCGGTGCCGTCGTAGCCCTTGAGCTTCGATGCCTCGTCGACCAGCTTGTCCCATTCAGGCTCGAGCAGGTCGGCCGGACGAACCGTGATCGGCTCTTTCTTGGCTTGCTCTTCGGCCTTCTTGATGACCTCGGGGTTGCGCTCGGCGGGCGAGGCGCCGTAGTAGCCGAGCATCATGTCGGCGAACTCACCGGTCATGACCTTGTACTCACCCATCAGCACGTTGAACACGGCCTGAGTGCCGACGATCTGGGACGACGGGGTGACCAGCGGCGGGTAACCGGCGTCCTTGCGGCAGACCGGAACCTCGGCCATGACCTCGTCCGTGCGGTCGCCGGCGCCCTGTGCGCGCAGCTGCGACTCCATGTTGGAGAGCATGCCGCCAGGGATCTGCGAATCGAAGATCTTGGTGTCGACCAGGGTCTTGGACTCGAACTCGGCGTACTTCGGGCGGATCTTCTTGAAGTGGTCGCGCACCTTGTAGACGCGCTCCATGTCGATGTTCGTGGTGTAACCGGTGCCCTCGAGCATCTCGATCACGGATTCGGTCGGGTTGTGGCCCGGGCCGAGCGACATCGAGCTGACCGAAGTGTCCACCACGTCGGCGCCGGCCTCGATGGCCTTCATCAGCGAAACCTGGGTGACGCCGGTGGTCGAGTGGCAGTGCACATTGATCTGCACGTCTTGGCCGTAGGCGTCCTTGATGCCCTTGACGATGTCATATGCCGGCTGCGGCTTGAGCAGTGCGGCCATATCCTTGAAGGCGATTGAATCGGCGCCCATATCGAGCAGTTGGCCGGCCAGCTTCACATAGCCTTCGGTGGTGTGTACCGGGGAGACGGTGTAGCAGATGGTGCCCTGGGCGTGCTTGCCCGCCTTCTTCACGGCGGCCATGGCGTGCTCGAGGTTACGGGGATCGTTCATCGCGTCGAAGAC contains:
- a CDS encoding type II toxin-antitoxin system prevent-host-death family antitoxin, which gives rise to MSITVNVQEAKTRPSELLHRAEAGEEVVIARAGKAVVRIEPVTPRQRDFSRPALPGLPSFDESQFLDPMPEDELRSWEQGHGDDPLTTRIAPEGGAR
- a CDS encoding PTS mannitol transporter subunit IICBA, whose protein sequence is MSLPDARVNKNLEGPGARARIQKFGGFLAGMIMPNIGAFIAWGLITALFIETGWIPNEKLATLVDPMIKYLLPLLIGYTGGKTVHGTRGAVIGAVATMGVVIGSDVPMFLGAMIMGPLAAWLLKKLDNALEGHIPSGFEMLIDNFSLGILGMILAILGGLGIGPVVGTLMAVLASGVGWLVNNHLLPLASVIVEPAKVLFLNNAINHGILTPLGIEQAKAAGSSILFMVESNPGPGLGLLLAFWVAGTKKVRQSVPGAVIIHLFGGIHEIFFPYVLMKPKTILATIAGAMSGLFVGGLLGAGLVGPASPGSILAWFIMTPRGGYLPMIVMFLVATAVSFAVAYLLIRGDKKKDEAAELEAEGRQADAAGQAVAEAEAGGSTASVLGSDVSKVIIACDAGMGSSVMVASQMKKKLAPYGIEVAHTPVDQIPADAQVVLTHEGLAARAIKTAPNSLVVPFSNYMGDPAFTRVEEAIRDGRRLTATGISGEPVGAAVAAGAGRGTATAASPSSAAAEDIPEHVVDVEVTEEPTTSQPVARKRKTYTLAAGVLPRENVRLGLASVSKEEAIRQAGQVLVDNGAADPQYIEGMIDRESEISTLLGEGIAIPHGTNAARAHVKHAALGFLQFPDGIDWDGKPANLVIPIASNSDEHVGVLAALATTLADPAKAERLRAATDVDEVIDLLTPENEE
- a CDS encoding SDR family oxidoreductase, which encodes MTTSTDDRKIAVVTGASSGIGAASARALAGEGFTVFCAARRIDRLTELADEIGGVAIACDVTDQAQVDALAEAVGPRCDVLLNNAGGAFGQDPIETADVADWEQMYQINVAGSLRVTQALLGAIEQAHGAVIFITSTAAETAYEGGAGYCGAKSAERSMAGSLRLELAGRPVRVCEISPGMVRTDEFSLVRFEGDQAKADAVYAGVDQPLVAEDIAECVRWIATLSEYVNIDRLVIRPRAQASNWKVARS
- a CDS encoding multidrug efflux SMR transporter, whose protein sequence is MSWFILILSGLMETAWATALAHSDGFRNVKMVVIFLVALVLSMVGLGFALRSLPVGTAYAVWTGIGAIGTATLGMVFFGDPVTAGRIVCLVLIVSGIVGLKLLG
- a CDS encoding methylmalonyl-CoA carboxytransferase subunit 5S; translation: MSPRQIEVSEPREIGITELVLRDGHQSLLATRMAMEDMVDACADIDAAGYWSVECWGGATYDSCIRFLNEDPWERLRTFRKLLPNSRLQMLLRGQNLLGYRHYNDEVVDRFVEKSAENGMDVFRVFDAMNDPRNLEHAMAAVKKAGKHAQGTICYTVSPVHTTEGYVKLAGQLLDMGADSIAFKDMAALLKPQPAYDIVKGIKDAYGQDVQINVHCHSTTGVTQVSLMKAIEAGADVVDTSVSSMSLGPGHNPTESVIEMLEGTGYTTNIDMERVYKVRDHFKKIRPKYAEFESKTLVDTKIFDSQIPGGMLSNMESQLRAQGAGDRTDEVMAEVPVCRKDAGYPPLVTPSSQIVGTQAVFNVLMGEYKVMTGEFADMMLGYYGASPAERNPEVIKKAEEQAKKEPITVRPADLLEPEWDKLVDEASKLKGYDGTDEDVLTYALFPGVAPTFFENRSEGPKSVARTEAQMKAAAEGQANALSGPISYNVTVNGISNTVSVEPA
- a CDS encoding acyl-CoA carboxylase subunit beta — translated: MAKQNTMEERLAHLNEERARVIAGGGEARIEKQHDKGKLTARERIDAFTDPGSFIETGAFRKNRTTAFGMDKADMPADGVVTGHASVMGRPVYIASQDFTVVGGSAGEVHNTKVTETMENALTNGAPFVFINDSGGARVQEGIDSLSGYGKVFFANVELSGVVPQISIIAGPCAGGAVYSPALTDFIIQTRKAHMFITGPDVIKQVTGEVVTQDALGGADAHQSISGVTDFIADNDEQALLIAQKILSFLPQNNAEEPPVLYPDDNVELQPELRDVVPIEGNKGYDVRDVIGKLVDYGDFLEVKAGYATNMVTGFGRIVGRSVGFIANQPKSMSGVLDINASDKAARFIRICDAYNIPVINLVDVPGFLPGVAQEHGGIIRHGAKMLFAYSAATVPKITVVLRKAYGGSYLAMCSKELGADKVFAWPSAEIAVMGADGAAAVVFRKEIKSAEDPEAKRAELVQAYRDEFATPFASAAHGYVDDIIDPADTRRQIATALALSANKRTQRPPKKHGIFPV
- a CDS encoding biotin/lipoyl-containing protein — translated: MRLKMTVNGTEYVVDVEAEQEVRQVPAPIVIGGGPMSAPTHQTASVPGSAANAITAPLAGSVARILVKEGDKVDAGQVVIVLEAMKMETEITAPNAGTVDSILVDVREAVQGGQALVTLA
- a CDS encoding phosphoglyceromutase; the encoded protein is MTYKLILLRHGESEWNSLNLFTGWVDVDLSEKGVAEAKHGGELLAEQALLPDKLHTSLLRRAIHTAYLALDNCDRHWIPVERSWRLNERHYGALQGLNKADTLEKYGETQFMQWRRSYDVPPPNLDEDAEYSQFHDLRYADIPEAERPRTECLKDVVARMLPYWESSIKPDLAEGKTVLVAAHGNSLRALVKHLDQISDEDIAGLNIPTGIPLFYELDDNFEPVTRGGRYLDPEAAEAGQKAVASQGKK